In Candidatus Cohnella colombiensis, one DNA window encodes the following:
- a CDS encoding LysM domain-containing protein, producing the protein MDRGFFPGGGFGGGFGGGFGRPFFRPFPHPFFPNRFLFPFFSFSPFFFSFFRDGKSDDMIFVQHQAQPGESLAAISHKYNIPFSILEEANPHLTNPNQLNPSEIVTIPRISNMACQKTYSEMTTTMQPGQQMVYQGQQP; encoded by the coding sequence ATGGATCGTGGTTTTTTTCCCGGTGGTGGCTTTGGCGGAGGTTTTGGTGGAGGATTCGGTCGCCCCTTTTTTCGTCCTTTTCCCCATCCTTTTTTCCCTAACCGTTTCTTATTTCCGTTTTTCTCCTTCTCTCCTTTCTTTTTTTCATTTTTCAGAGATGGTAAATCGGATGACATGATATTCGTGCAGCACCAAGCCCAACCTGGCGAGTCGTTGGCTGCTATTAGTCACAAATATAACATCCCATTTTCCATTTTGGAGGAGGCTAATCCCCACCTTACAAATCCGAACCAATTGAATCCAAGTGAAATCGTAACTATACCTCGTATTTCTAACATGGCTTGTCAAAAGACCTATTCAGAGATGACAACGACTATGCAGCCTGGCCAGCAGATGGTGTATCAGGGGCAACAGCCTTAA
- a CDS encoding LysR family transcriptional regulator produces MINNYELYKVFYWAAKTGSLTQAAKALFITQPSVSHAIKQLEYSFGNTLFYRNAKGVELTQEGIILYSYIEQSQILITMAEEKMAALKNLDSGELRVGGSDSLFKHYLLPYLEDFHQQHPGIKLHLNHGTTPEVITFLKEGRIDLGVVRMPIIDSQLEVRESFQLQDCFVAGARYAELKDKVLSLNMLLQHPVILFSRNSRARMAITEIFQSYGLTLKPEIEVGSVDLLIEFAKRGLGISYVTREFVSKELDEGSLFEIQLDVPLPPSHVGIMIMRNMPLTSAARSFIERIR; encoded by the coding sequence ATGATTAATAATTATGAGTTGTACAAAGTATTTTATTGGGCGGCGAAAACGGGAAGCTTGACCCAGGCTGCCAAGGCGCTATTCATCACTCAACCGAGTGTTAGCCATGCAATCAAACAGCTGGAATACAGCTTCGGTAACACGTTGTTTTATCGGAATGCCAAAGGTGTGGAGCTAACTCAAGAAGGTATAATTCTGTATTCCTATATCGAGCAGTCTCAAATCTTAATCACGATGGCGGAAGAAAAAATGGCTGCACTTAAAAATTTGGACAGCGGCGAGCTGCGGGTCGGCGGAAGCGATTCGTTGTTTAAGCATTATTTGCTTCCTTATCTGGAAGACTTTCATCAGCAACATCCAGGTATCAAGCTACACCTGAATCACGGAACGACGCCTGAAGTCATCACTTTCTTAAAAGAAGGCAGGATCGACCTTGGTGTCGTTCGCATGCCGATCATTGATTCTCAGCTTGAAGTGCGGGAGAGCTTTCAACTACAGGATTGTTTTGTGGCGGGAGCAAGGTACGCGGAGCTTAAGGACAAAGTTCTATCGCTGAATATGCTGCTCCAGCATCCTGTCATCCTGTTCTCACGGAATAGCCGTGCTCGAATGGCGATTACTGAAATCTTTCAAAGCTACGGTCTTACGCTCAAACCTGAAATCGAGGTAGGAAGCGTAGATCTTCTCATTGAGTTTGCGAAGAGAGGTCTCGGGATCTCTTACGTAACCAGGGAATTCGTTTCGAAGGAGCTGGATGAGGGCTCTCTCTTCGAGATCCAATTAGATGTACCGTTGCCGCCCTCTCATGTGGGGATTATGATCATGCGAAATATGCCGCTTACCAGTGCGGCAAGAAGTTTTATCGAACGGATTAGATGA
- the zwf gene encoding glucose-6-phosphate dehydrogenase: MEPTTFILFGATGDLAKRKIYPALYNLFIDGKLPQAFSLVGLGRREWTDETFQANVEHSLHQFSRRNAKDAGLVNRFLSAFRYSVLDIGHKDDYRKLSELIKQREDELQMPPNRLYYLSVGPEYFETIAANIQDSELGSANGSKRLVIEKPFGYDLQSARNLNEKLSKAFAEDEIYRIDHYLGKPIVQKLESLQQANPVIQAIWTNKYIANVQITANESVGVEERAGYYDHVGALRDMFQNHMLQLLMMTAIHVPHGSTSEQVRFKKKKVMEAVELLQREDVSAHIIRGQYKEGSIQGKPVIGYTSEPGISPTSMNDTFIAAKLMIDNSYWRGVPFYIRTGKRMKQKSTRIVVEFREPLEQNLSTNGERIEPNLLVIEISPNESMTLQLNTKNPGHNVAFKPIHLDLHSKQENSPEAYENLIHDALQGDGTFFAHWDEVELSWQWVQPILDAFAENSVPLHPYAAGTYGPAASDELLAKDGYHWWFDEQPTQNNEIKEGVQYAYSTNN, encoded by the coding sequence ATGGAACCGACTACTTTTATCTTGTTCGGGGCAACGGGGGATTTAGCTAAAAGGAAAATATACCCTGCCCTATATAATTTATTCATTGACGGAAAGCTGCCACAAGCATTTTCTTTAGTGGGACTTGGAAGAAGAGAATGGACGGATGAAACGTTTCAAGCTAACGTTGAGCATTCACTTCACCAATTTTCCAGACGAAACGCGAAAGATGCCGGATTAGTCAATCGATTTTTGAGTGCATTCCGTTACAGCGTATTGGATATTGGACATAAAGACGATTACCGAAAGCTGTCTGAGCTGATTAAACAGCGGGAAGATGAGCTTCAAATGCCACCGAATCGCTTGTATTATTTATCCGTTGGACCTGAATATTTCGAAACGATCGCTGCCAACATCCAGGATAGCGAACTTGGGTCTGCGAACGGTTCGAAGCGTCTCGTCATCGAGAAACCTTTCGGCTATGATTTGCAATCGGCTCGGAATTTAAATGAAAAATTGAGCAAAGCATTCGCAGAAGACGAAATTTACCGTATCGATCATTATCTTGGAAAACCAATTGTTCAGAAGCTTGAATCACTGCAACAAGCAAATCCAGTCATTCAAGCGATTTGGACTAATAAATACATTGCCAATGTGCAGATTACTGCAAATGAATCGGTCGGGGTCGAAGAGAGAGCAGGTTATTACGATCATGTTGGCGCCTTGAGAGACATGTTCCAAAACCATATGTTGCAATTGCTGATGATGACGGCGATTCACGTTCCTCACGGCAGTACCTCTGAGCAGGTGCGCTTCAAGAAGAAAAAAGTGATGGAAGCTGTTGAACTGTTGCAAAGAGAAGATGTCAGTGCCCACATCATTCGCGGGCAATACAAGGAAGGTAGCATTCAAGGGAAGCCGGTGATCGGCTATACTTCCGAACCGGGAATCTCGCCAACTTCGATGAACGATACATTTATTGCCGCCAAACTTATGATCGACAATAGTTATTGGCGGGGAGTTCCGTTTTATATTCGAACGGGCAAACGTATGAAACAAAAATCGACGAGAATCGTGGTTGAGTTTAGAGAACCCTTAGAGCAAAATTTATCGACGAACGGTGAGCGAATCGAACCCAATCTACTCGTCATCGAGATTAGCCCTAACGAAAGCATGACACTGCAGCTCAATACAAAAAATCCTGGTCATAACGTGGCGTTCAAGCCCATCCATCTCGACCTGCACTCTAAACAAGAAAACTCTCCTGAGGCGTATGAAAATTTGATTCACGATGCGTTGCAGGGAGATGGGACATTTTTTGCGCATTGGGATGAGGTCGAGTTGTCATGGCAATGGGTACAGCCTATTCTGGACGCGTTTGCAGAGAACAGCGTTCCGCTTCATCCCTATGCTGCGGGAACATATGGTCCTGCAGCGTCCGATGAATTACTTGCGAAGGACGGCTATCATTGGTGGTTTGATGAGCAGCCTACACAAAATAATGAAATCAAAGAAGGGGTACAATATGCCTACAGTACAAACAATTGA